Genomic window (Candidatus Delongbacteria bacterium):
GTCTTTGGCTATATGTTCGTTAAGAGTGATTTTAATGACAAAAAATTATTTCTTCTTAGACTATCATTGATACTGTTAATTGCGGGAAGTTTAGGAAATGCTATTGATAGAGCTGTTCAAATCGATCATGCAGTGATAGATTTTATAGATTTCAATGGTATCTGGTCTTATATATTTAACTTTGCCGATACATTCTTGAATGTTGGAATATTTCTCTTCTTTGTCGATACATTCTTTTTAGAAAAGAAAAGAGCTGTTGCTAATGGATGATATATTTTTTGAATACCAAGTTTTAGAAAATGATATTCTTGACCGAATTGATCGGTTTTTGTCCGAAAAGATAGAAAGTTTAAGTCGTTCAACCATCAAGAAATTAATTGTCGAAGAGAAAGTTTTAGTTAATCAAAATCCTGTGAAAGCCAGTTATACTTTAAAACCACTTGATTTAATAGAAATTATTGATGTTGATTTTTCCGAAACAGAGATAATTCCTGTTAAAATGGATTTAAACATCGTTTATGAAGATGATGAAGTCTTAGTGGTCAATAAACCATCAGGAATGGTTGTGCACCCCGCTCCTGGACATTATCAGGATACTTTAGTAAACGGCTTATTGTGGCATATTAACTCTTTATCTGACGTTAACGGAGAACTTCGTCCGGGAATTGTCCATCGAATCGATAAAGATACCTCTGGGTTGTTAATGGTCGCAAAAAATAATTTATCACATGATATCCTTGCTAAAGAACTTCAAGAAAAGAAAAC
Coding sequences:
- a CDS encoding signal peptidase II codes for the protein VFGYMFVKSDFNDKKLFLLRLSLILLIAGSLGNAIDRAVQIDHAVIDFIDFNGIWSYIFNFADTFLNVGIFLFFVDTFFLEKKRAVANG
- a CDS encoding RluA family pseudouridine synthase, translating into MDDIFFEYQVLENDILDRIDRFLSEKIESLSRSTIKKLIVEEKVLVNQNPVKASYTLKPLDLIEIIDVDFSETEIIPVKMDLNIVYEDDEVLVVNKPSGMVVHPAPGHYQDTLVNGLLWHINSLSDVNGELRPGIVHRIDKDTSGLLMVAKNNLSHDILAKELQEKKTKREYIALVEGVINNKRGRINAPIGRDKANRLKMAVTSSGKEAITNFEVLETFDDATLIKCILETGRTHQIRVHMQYINHPLLNDFVYGNAKQNDFGQFLHAQTIGFTHPKTKKWLEFSCDLPQEFTDYIKNKRIKNG